In a genomic window of Niallia taxi:
- a CDS encoding ATP-binding protein — protein MMVNIYSSYSSIKKTAENSIVNQNIETAKKIAASLDTETYKKFLENPVKSKEYDVIQRYLEDAKEKNGSLHVYTLLVNNPNVTRAMIVALQESEQEFPIGGICTIPKEQVVKAYNGKTFSTDIIQDPIYGEYLTVGVPIKDQKDEIIGYLGIDISPDTINNVSKKALKSSISAFIFSGLFVILMLAAFFVLQKWYTRELKKEVGDTEDTYQFELQSLISSVQSLRHDYSNHIQVLHGLLKLGLMDKANDYIAMLTKEVHLIQSINLNVSNPGLSVLLQTKKLAAQNHNIDIQFDVIDNEYKKIASTDLIKVLSNLIDNAMDATIELPEQQRKMSITCKADAKTYIFEVCNTGHPINDKVKEQIFKRGFSTKKAQKGKIRGQGLFIVKEVVNRYGGEISIQSNKYETIARVKIPIKQITTKRTDKQ, from the coding sequence ATGATGGTTAATATATATTCCTCTTATTCTAGTATAAAAAAAACGGCAGAAAACTCTATCGTCAATCAAAATATCGAAACTGCCAAAAAGATAGCTGCTTCATTAGATACAGAAACATATAAAAAGTTTCTTGAAAATCCTGTGAAAAGCAAGGAATATGATGTTATTCAACGCTATTTAGAAGACGCCAAGGAAAAAAACGGCTCTTTACATGTGTATACACTGCTAGTTAATAACCCTAATGTAACGAGGGCGATGATTGTTGCCTTGCAAGAAAGTGAGCAAGAGTTTCCTATTGGCGGAATATGTACGATTCCAAAAGAGCAGGTAGTGAAAGCTTACAACGGAAAGACTTTTTCAACAGACATTATCCAAGATCCAATATATGGTGAATACTTAACTGTCGGAGTGCCTATTAAGGATCAAAAGGATGAAATCATCGGCTATCTTGGAATTGATATTAGTCCAGATACAATCAACAATGTGAGTAAAAAGGCATTAAAAAGCAGTATTTCTGCCTTTATCTTTAGTGGTTTGTTTGTCATTCTCATGCTTGCTGCTTTTTTTGTTCTCCAAAAATGGTATACAAGAGAGCTGAAAAAAGAAGTAGGCGATACGGAGGATACCTATCAGTTTGAATTGCAATCACTCATATCATCTGTTCAATCATTACGTCATGACTACTCTAATCATATTCAGGTGCTACATGGGTTGCTTAAGCTTGGACTTATGGACAAAGCTAATGATTATATAGCCATGCTAACAAAAGAAGTACACTTAATACAATCAATCAATTTAAATGTCAGCAATCCTGGTTTATCTGTGCTTTTGCAAACGAAAAAGCTTGCTGCTCAAAATCATAATATTGATATTCAATTTGATGTAATAGACAACGAGTATAAGAAAATAGCGTCAACAGATTTAATCAAAGTCTTATCTAATTTAATAGATAATGCAATGGATGCAACAATAGAATTGCCTGAGCAACAACGAAAAATGAGCATTACGTGCAAGGCTGATGCTAAAACATATATATTTGAAGTTTGTAATACTGGACATCCGATAAATGATAAAGTGAAGGAGCAAATCTTCAAAAGAGGATTTTCGACGAAAAAGGCACAAAAGGGCAAAATCAGGGGGCAAGGATTATTTATTGTTAAAGAAGTAGTGAATAGATATGGTGGGGAAATTTCTATTCAGTCTAATAAATATGAGACGATTGCCCGTGTGAAAATACCTATTAAACAAATAACTACAAAAAGGACTGATAAGCAATGA
- a CDS encoding DHA2 family efflux MFS transporter permease subunit, with protein MILGAFLATLNQTLMSVATPELMVDFDITAATAQWLTTGYMLVNGILIPITAYFMQRYSTRQLFQASMFIFLAGTIVSALATSFPVLLTGRMIQAAGAGIIMPLLTNVIFSIFPANKRGGAMGMVGFAIIFAPAIGPTLAGYVLENYKWEVMFYAMIPFAILVIIFGFIYLKNVSEQVATKMDIFSVLLSTIGFGTLLYGFSRAGSEGWSSAEVLASIAIGIIALALFSWRQLTSKSPLLDLKAFKYNMFSLTTVINIAVTMVMYADMMLLPLYLQSARGYSALESGLLLLPGALVMGFLMPITGRLFDRYGAKWLSISGIIIMIITTIGFVDLTDSTSYTYLVLMSTFRRIGMALMLMPIQTAGLNQLPASLTAHGTAISNTIRQVAGAVGTSLLVTIMTTRTETHLTDAISAGGNAGNQAQMMLDATIQGINDAYVVIIGIAIVGLILSFFIKKVSPGTQSATQKKEQKAMRNEPEAAK; from the coding sequence ATGATTTTAGGAGCTTTCTTAGCAACGTTAAACCAAACATTAATGAGCGTTGCTACTCCAGAATTAATGGTCGATTTTGACATTACAGCGGCAACTGCACAATGGCTCACAACTGGCTATATGCTAGTTAATGGAATTCTTATTCCAATCACAGCCTATTTTATGCAAAGATACTCGACACGCCAACTATTTCAAGCGTCTATGTTTATTTTCTTGGCAGGTACGATTGTATCTGCTTTAGCAACAAGCTTCCCAGTTCTCTTAACTGGCCGTATGATTCAAGCGGCTGGGGCTGGTATCATCATGCCGCTTCTAACAAACGTAATATTTTCGATTTTCCCTGCAAATAAAAGGGGTGGAGCAATGGGAATGGTTGGCTTTGCGATCATTTTCGCTCCGGCCATTGGACCAACATTAGCTGGTTATGTTCTTGAAAACTATAAATGGGAAGTAATGTTCTATGCCATGATTCCTTTCGCCATTTTAGTGATTATTTTTGGCTTTATTTACTTGAAAAATGTGTCGGAGCAAGTTGCGACTAAAATGGATATTTTCAGTGTCCTTCTGTCTACAATTGGTTTTGGTACATTATTATATGGCTTTAGCCGAGCTGGCAGTGAAGGCTGGTCAAGTGCTGAGGTGTTAGCTTCTATTGCAATCGGTATTATAGCACTTGCACTTTTCAGCTGGAGACAGTTGACTTCAAAAAGTCCATTACTGGATCTTAAAGCCTTTAAATATAATATGTTCTCCTTAACCACGGTTATCAACATTGCTGTAACAATGGTTATGTATGCTGATATGATGCTGCTGCCATTATATTTACAAAGTGCCCGTGGCTATTCAGCTTTAGAATCAGGACTATTATTACTGCCTGGAGCACTAGTTATGGGCTTCCTAATGCCTATTACAGGCAGACTCTTCGACCGCTATGGTGCAAAATGGCTGTCCATTAGCGGTATTATTATTATGATTATTACTACAATTGGTTTTGTTGACCTAACTGATTCTACGAGCTATACCTATCTAGTTCTTATGTCTACATTCCGACGTATCGGCATGGCACTTATGTTAATGCCAATTCAAACAGCCGGTTTAAATCAGCTGCCTGCAAGCTTGACTGCACATGGTACGGCAATTTCGAATACTATTAGACAAGTCGCTGGTGCGGTAGGTACTTCTCTGCTTGTAACGATTATGACAACTCGTACGGAAACACATTTAACAGATGCAATATCTGCTGGCGGAAATGCTGGCAACCAAGCTCAAATGATGTTAGATGCAACAATACAAGGAATTAATGATGCTTATGTTGTCATTATCGGAATTGCTATCGTTGGATTAATTCTATCCTTCTTTATCAAAAAAGTATCTCCGGGAACACAATCAGCAACACAAAAGAAAGAACAGAAAGCTATGAGAAACGAACCAGAAGCAGCTAAATAA
- a CDS encoding Gfo/Idh/MocA family oxidoreductase, which yields MLTIAFIGFGNAVVNYHLPYLERKENIRIKSIYRREEDRIGDTEREGWYPSIQFTTNLQEVLEDSEIELVVICTHVDSHTEYARKALEHNKHVLVEKPFAATVEEAKEIFDFAASKGLIAMANQNRRFDGDFLTLKKVIESGVLGQIIEIQSHYDYFSPQYINKGFGMMHGLAVHTIDQLYSLFGKPKKIHYDVRSVYHPGESDDYIDIDFHYGQLKTTVKCSLAVKINHPKFVVHGDKGSFIKYSSGHQQKNENGPTKVSFETEEESNWGTLSYVDTNGVEHQEKVKSEVTDYGILYEKLYQSIKQKTKKPVKDEEVLAVLQILNDGVNSAKNANYETENL from the coding sequence ATGTTAACAATTGCTTTTATTGGATTTGGGAACGCAGTAGTCAATTACCACTTACCGTATCTTGAAAGGAAAGAAAATATCAGAATAAAAAGCATTTATCGCAGAGAAGAGGATCGCATCGGGGATACAGAAAGAGAAGGCTGGTACCCTTCCATTCAATTCACGACAAATCTACAAGAAGTGCTTGAGGATTCAGAAATTGAACTGGTTGTCATTTGTACACATGTTGACAGTCATACTGAATATGCAAGAAAAGCACTAGAACATAATAAACACGTCCTGGTAGAAAAACCGTTTGCAGCAACTGTTGAAGAAGCTAAAGAAATTTTTGATTTTGCAGCATCAAAAGGCTTAATTGCGATGGCAAATCAAAACAGAAGGTTTGACGGTGACTTTTTGACATTAAAAAAGGTAATAGAAAGCGGTGTGCTTGGACAAATTATTGAAATTCAATCACATTATGATTATTTTAGCCCACAATATATAAATAAAGGATTTGGCATGATGCATGGGCTGGCAGTTCATACAATTGATCAGCTTTATTCCCTTTTTGGAAAGCCGAAAAAAATCCACTATGATGTCAGAAGCGTTTACCACCCAGGAGAATCAGATGATTATATCGATATAGATTTCCATTATGGTCAATTAAAAACGACTGTTAAATGTAGCTTGGCTGTAAAAATCAATCATCCGAAATTTGTAGTCCATGGTGATAAAGGCAGCTTTATCAAGTATAGCAGCGGACATCAACAGAAAAATGAGAATGGCCCAACAAAGGTTAGCTTTGAAACAGAGGAAGAAAGTAACTGGGGAACGCTATCCTATGTTGATACAAATGGTGTTGAGCATCAAGAAAAGGTGAAGTCTGAGGTTACAGACTATGGAATTTTATACGAAAAGCTATATCAAAGTATTAAACAAAAAACGAAAAAACCGGTAAAAGACGAGGAAGTTTTAGCGGTATTACAAATCCTGAATGATGGCGTCAACTCTGCAAAAAATGCTAATTACGAAACGGAGAATTTATAA
- a CDS encoding PTS sugar transporter subunit IIC, translated as MNNQKKSFLEKVSDFVVDRLAGPMAKFGNIPAVAAVKDGLVAIVPIVIIGSLFLLIAMLGLPGTFSEDPLIPVLSSVSSRFLIFYNMTMNFLSLYAAIAIGMSYAKRFEIDSINAALLSIAAFFLININDLSNGMSVTNFAAGGLFAAIISSLISIRLYRFFLERKITIRMPDGVPANVTNAFVALIPFFVIFTLLWVVRSILNFDITSFLNTLLGPVFSGTDSIFIFIPRVLIGLLLWAVGMHGDNMIGPIFEPLKLQWVAENAKALSNGVDIKQLPHIWTTVVERITIWPAAAWGILFWMWKSKLKQARTMAGIATPAAIFTIVEPVIFGLPIVLNPFFIIPFILSGTIAAIVTYSAFSLHLINRVFVELPWATPPFISGYVATGGDWKGVLMVVINFAIGVVVYYPFWKAYEKSEKQKESNQENEQTADSSVSV; from the coding sequence ATGAATAATCAAAAGAAGTCCTTTTTAGAGAAAGTATCTGATTTTGTAGTAGATCGTCTGGCTGGTCCGATGGCAAAATTCGGTAATATACCTGCAGTAGCGGCAGTTAAGGATGGTCTAGTGGCCATTGTTCCAATTGTGATTATTGGCAGTTTGTTCCTGTTAATTGCGATGCTGGGATTGCCAGGAACCTTTAGTGAGGATCCTCTCATTCCCGTTCTATCATCTGTTTCATCGAGGTTTTTGATATTTTATAATATGACAATGAATTTTTTATCCCTGTATGCAGCAATAGCCATTGGCATGAGCTATGCTAAACGATTTGAAATTGACTCAATCAATGCGGCATTACTAAGCATAGCTGCCTTCTTCCTAATTAATATAAATGACTTATCAAACGGAATGAGTGTAACTAACTTCGCGGCAGGTGGGTTATTTGCAGCAATCATAAGCAGTTTAATTAGTATACGGCTGTACCGCTTTTTCTTAGAAAGGAAAATCACGATAAGGATGCCAGATGGTGTTCCAGCAAATGTTACGAATGCCTTTGTTGCGTTAATTCCCTTTTTCGTTATATTTACATTGTTATGGGTTGTACGATCCATTCTCAACTTTGATATTACAAGCTTTTTAAACACACTTTTAGGGCCGGTTTTTAGTGGTACAGATAGCATTTTTATTTTTATTCCTAGAGTCCTAATCGGTCTATTGCTTTGGGCAGTTGGAATGCATGGTGATAATATGATTGGGCCAATTTTTGAACCCTTAAAGCTGCAATGGGTCGCAGAAAATGCTAAGGCATTATCTAATGGAGTGGATATAAAACAATTGCCTCATATATGGACAACGGTAGTAGAACGTATTACAATCTGGCCAGCTGCCGCTTGGGGAATTTTATTCTGGATGTGGAAATCTAAATTGAAGCAGGCAAGGACAATGGCAGGAATTGCAACCCCTGCAGCTATTTTTACCATTGTTGAGCCAGTAATCTTTGGCTTGCCGATCGTGTTAAATCCATTTTTTATCATTCCTTTTATTCTCTCTGGAACAATTGCAGCAATTGTCACCTACAGTGCTTTTTCCCTACATCTAATCAATAGAGTTTTTGTAGAATTACCATGGGCAACGCCGCCATTTATTTCCGGATATGTTGCTACAGGTGGTGACTGGAAAGGTGTCTTGATGGTGGTAATTAATTTTGCCATAGGGGTTGTAGTGTATTATCCATTCTGGAAAGCATATGAAAAATCAGAAAAGCAAAAAGAAAGCAATCAGGAAAATGAACAGACAGCTGATTCCTCTGTATCTGTTTGA